A stretch of Mycobacterium sp. ITM-2016-00316 DNA encodes these proteins:
- a CDS encoding zinc-dependent dehydrogenase, with protein MKALRFYAPEDVRLEDVPEPQCGPDEVKLRVRNCSTCGTDVKIFHNGHQNLTPPRTIGHEIAGEVVEVGAQVNATYGSDWSVGDRVQVIAAVPCGECHECRKGWMAVCQNQTSMGYQYDGGFAEFMIVPRQVLKVDGLNKIPDNVGFDEASAAEPFACAINAQELLGIEEGDTVVVFGAGPIGCMHIRIARGVHNCGPIYLVDVNDARLKMSADAVNPDGVINAADVDVVEKVMELTGGRGADIVITATAANVAQEQAIAMAARNGRISFFGGLPKTDPTITCDSNVVHYRQLHIHGANGSAPEHNKRALQYISTGQVPVKDLITRRIPLENVLDAFDIVKKGEAIKVTVEP; from the coding sequence ATGAAAGCCCTGCGTTTCTACGCCCCCGAGGATGTCCGGCTCGAAGACGTCCCGGAGCCGCAATGCGGCCCCGATGAGGTCAAACTGCGGGTGCGCAACTGCTCCACCTGCGGCACCGACGTCAAGATCTTCCACAACGGACACCAGAACCTGACGCCGCCACGGACCATCGGCCATGAGATCGCCGGCGAGGTCGTCGAGGTCGGGGCGCAGGTCAATGCGACCTACGGCAGTGACTGGTCAGTGGGTGATCGCGTCCAGGTGATCGCGGCCGTCCCGTGCGGCGAGTGCCATGAGTGCCGCAAGGGCTGGATGGCGGTCTGCCAGAACCAGACCTCGATGGGCTACCAGTACGACGGCGGCTTCGCCGAGTTCATGATCGTGCCCAGGCAGGTGCTCAAGGTCGACGGGCTCAACAAGATTCCGGACAACGTCGGTTTCGACGAGGCCTCGGCCGCAGAACCGTTCGCCTGCGCCATCAACGCCCAGGAGCTGCTCGGTATCGAGGAGGGCGACACCGTCGTGGTCTTCGGTGCGGGCCCCATCGGGTGCATGCACATCCGCATCGCGCGCGGCGTCCACAACTGCGGCCCGATCTACCTCGTCGACGTCAACGACGCCCGGCTGAAGATGTCGGCCGACGCCGTCAACCCCGACGGTGTCATCAACGCCGCCGATGTCGACGTGGTGGAGAAGGTCATGGAACTCACCGGCGGTCGAGGCGCGGACATCGTGATCACCGCAACCGCAGCCAATGTCGCCCAGGAGCAGGCCATCGCGATGGCCGCCCGCAACGGCCGCATCTCGTTTTTCGGCGGGCTGCCCAAGACCGATCCCACCATCACCTGCGACTCCAACGTCGTGCACTATCGCCAGTTGCACATCCACGGCGCCAACGGATCTGCGCCCGAGCACAACAAGCGCGCCCTGCAGTACATCTCCACCGGGCAGGTTCCGGTCAAGGACCTCATCACCCGCCGCATCCCGCTGGAGAACGTGCTCGATGCCTTCGACATCGTCAAGAAGGGCGAGGCGATCAAGGTGACCGTCGAGCCCTGA
- a CDS encoding alpha/beta fold hydrolase: protein MDGHSNQGEPSDLPGIELVVPAVNIASRQRIGHFVSRAAFARYLDAYRAAAPACGAQFDVPTSLGTVRVYRYDGPAGPIPVLLLPGRGAGSPMWRANLAPLVAQRTVFSLDLLGDAGLSVQSGPITGAADQARWLDEVIAGLGPARVHLLGVSMGGWLAVNAALRTPDRIASIMVLDPAMTFGRIPAKAVIASIALAVPRFPARLRRRVMSWLADGAPVDKTLPEAELLDAAATGFVMCQPAPRMFDDDALRSLALPVLAIIAGRSVIHHPARAAARARRLLVTGKVELWPDASHAVSGEFPDRIAERALAFFDRADRR from the coding sequence ATGGACGGCCACTCTAACCAGGGCGAGCCCAGCGACCTGCCCGGTATCGAACTTGTCGTCCCCGCGGTGAACATCGCGTCCCGGCAGCGCATCGGACATTTCGTCAGCCGGGCCGCGTTCGCGCGCTACCTGGACGCCTATCGCGCCGCCGCACCCGCCTGCGGCGCCCAGTTCGATGTGCCCACGAGTCTGGGCACCGTCCGCGTCTACCGCTACGACGGCCCGGCCGGCCCGATCCCGGTGCTGTTGCTGCCCGGCCGCGGCGCGGGCAGCCCGATGTGGCGCGCCAACCTCGCCCCGCTGGTCGCGCAGCGCACCGTGTTCAGCCTGGACCTGCTCGGCGACGCCGGGCTGTCGGTGCAGTCCGGGCCGATCACCGGTGCGGCTGACCAGGCCCGCTGGCTGGATGAGGTGATCGCGGGGCTGGGGCCGGCGCGGGTGCATCTGCTCGGGGTGTCGATGGGTGGGTGGCTGGCCGTCAATGCTGCGCTGCGGACGCCGGACCGAATCGCCTCGATCATGGTGTTGGACCCCGCGATGACCTTCGGGCGCATTCCCGCGAAAGCGGTGATCGCGTCGATCGCACTGGCGGTGCCGAGGTTTCCGGCCCGGCTGCGCCGCCGCGTGATGAGCTGGCTGGCGGACGGCGCCCCGGTCGACAAGACGCTGCCCGAGGCCGAGTTGTTGGACGCCGCGGCAACGGGATTCGTCATGTGCCAGCCGGCGCCGCGGATGTTCGATGACGACGCACTGCGCTCGCTGGCGCTGCCGGTGCTGGCGATCATTGCCGGCCGCAGCGTGATTCACCACCCTGCCCGGGCGGCGGCCAGGGCCCGGCGGCTGCTGGTGACGGGGAAGGTCGAGCTGTGGCCGGATGCCTCCCATGCCGTCAGCGGCGAGTTCCCGGACCGGATCGCCGAGCGGGCACTGGCGTTCTTCGATCGTGCGGACCGGCGCTGA
- a CDS encoding NAD(P)H-hydrate dehydratase has translation MRHYHTADAIRAAEAPLLASQPDGALMRRAAHGLATVIARELGTVTGRRICAVVGSGDNGGDALWAATLLRRRGVHASAVLLSPDRTHAAALAAFRKAGGRLVQNIPQATDLVIDGVVGISGRGGLRPDAAAVFDRCGAPVIAVDIPSGIDVHTGAEDGPHVRAAVTVTFGGLKPVHALADCGRIELIDIGLNLAPSDLRGFEAADVAARWPIPGPRDDKYTQGVTGVLAGSATYPGAAILSTGAAVAATSGMVRYAGSAAHDVVNHWPEVIATPDTDAVGRVQAWVVGPGLGTDESASATLRFALSSDLPVIVDADALTLLAAAPELVTCRSAPTVLTPHAGEYRRLAGADVGSDRVGAARTLAHALGATVLLKGNVTVIASPTGPVYLNPAGQSWAATAGSGDVLSGVIGALLAAGVPAAEAAAMAAFVHARAAALAAADPGPTAAPTSAGGILAHLRAAIASTIGKG, from the coding sequence ATGCGGCACTACCACACCGCCGACGCTATCCGTGCCGCCGAAGCCCCGCTCCTGGCCTCTCAGCCCGACGGAGCATTGATGCGCCGGGCCGCCCACGGGCTCGCCACCGTCATCGCCCGTGAACTCGGCACCGTCACCGGACGGCGGATCTGCGCGGTGGTCGGCTCCGGGGACAACGGCGGCGACGCGCTGTGGGCGGCGACCCTCCTGCGTCGCCGCGGCGTGCACGCCTCCGCGGTGCTGCTCTCCCCGGATCGCACCCATGCCGCGGCGCTGGCCGCCTTCAGAAAGGCCGGTGGCCGGCTGGTGCAGAACATCCCGCAGGCAACGGATCTGGTGATCGACGGCGTCGTCGGCATCTCCGGCCGGGGTGGGTTGCGACCCGATGCCGCGGCCGTTTTCGATCGCTGCGGGGCACCCGTCATCGCCGTCGACATTCCGAGCGGGATCGACGTGCACACCGGCGCCGAAGACGGTCCGCATGTGCGGGCGGCCGTCACCGTGACCTTTGGCGGGTTGAAACCCGTACACGCACTGGCAGATTGCGGGCGAATCGAACTCATCGACATCGGACTGAATCTCGCGCCGTCTGATCTCCGCGGATTCGAGGCTGCCGACGTGGCCGCCCGCTGGCCCATCCCCGGCCCGCGCGACGACAAGTACACCCAGGGTGTCACCGGTGTGCTGGCCGGTTCGGCGACCTATCCCGGTGCCGCCATCCTCAGCACCGGTGCCGCGGTCGCCGCCACCTCGGGCATGGTCCGCTACGCCGGTAGCGCCGCACATGACGTGGTGAACCACTGGCCCGAAGTCATCGCCACCCCCGACACCGACGCGGTGGGCCGGGTGCAGGCCTGGGTGGTCGGGCCCGGGCTCGGGACCGACGAAAGTGCTTCTGCAACATTGCGTTTCGCGCTGTCCTCAGATCTCCCGGTGATCGTCGACGCCGATGCGCTGACCCTGCTGGCCGCCGCGCCCGAGCTGGTGACCTGCCGGTCCGCGCCGACGGTGCTGACCCCACACGCGGGCGAGTATCGGCGGTTGGCCGGGGCGGACGTCGGGTCCGATCGGGTCGGCGCGGCACGCACCCTGGCCCACGCCCTCGGGGCGACCGTCCTGCTCAAGGGCAATGTCACCGTCATCGCTTCCCCGACCGGACCGGTGTATCTGAACCCCGCCGGACAATCCTGGGCCGCCACCGCCGGATCCGGTGACGTCCTGTCCGGGGTCATCGGCGCGCTGCTGGCCGCGGGCGTCCCGGCCGCCGAGGCCGCCGCGATGGCCGCGTTCGTACACGCCCGGGCGGCCGCGCTGGCCGCCGCCGATCCCGGACCGACCGCCGCCCCGACATCCGCGGGGGGCATTCTCGCCCACCTGCGCGCCGCCATCGCATCAACGATCGGAAAAGGATGA
- a CDS encoding glutamate decarboxylase: MSRRHHPRPPHIAPAYTGRLSTDPVPALRLPGESMDPQAAYRYIHDELMLDGSSRLNLATFVTTWMDPEAEKLMAETFDKNMIDKDEYPATAAIEARCVAMVADLFHAEDLVDDDAATAVGVSTIGSSEAVMLAGLALKWRWRAKVGDGWKGRTPNLVMGSNVQVVWEKFTRYFDVEPRYLPMAEGRYVITPEQVLDAVDEDTIGVVGILGTTFTGELEPIAEICAALDKLAADGGVDVPVHVDAASGGFVVPFLHPDLQWDFRLPRVVSINVSGHKYGLTYPGIGFVVWRSAEHLPEELVFRVNYLGGDMPTFTLNFSRPGNQVIGQYYNFLRLGRAGYSQVMHCLSDTARWFGDQLRDSEHFELITDGSAIPVVSFRLKGDPGYTEFDVSQALRASGWQVPAYTMPEGAEDVTVLRVVVREGFSADLARALRDDTITALEHLDQLKPGGHFDTVQPFAH, encoded by the coding sequence ATGAGCCGCAGGCACCACCCGCGCCCGCCGCATATCGCCCCCGCCTACACCGGACGGCTCTCGACCGACCCGGTGCCCGCGCTGCGACTGCCGGGCGAATCGATGGACCCGCAGGCGGCCTACCGCTACATCCACGACGAGCTGATGCTCGACGGCAGTTCGCGGCTGAACCTTGCCACCTTCGTCACCACGTGGATGGACCCCGAGGCCGAGAAGCTGATGGCCGAGACCTTCGACAAGAACATGATCGACAAGGACGAGTACCCGGCGACCGCCGCCATCGAGGCGCGCTGCGTGGCGATGGTGGCCGACCTGTTCCACGCCGAGGACCTGGTCGACGATGACGCCGCCACCGCAGTCGGGGTGTCCACCATCGGATCCAGCGAGGCCGTGATGCTGGCCGGCCTGGCACTGAAGTGGCGGTGGCGCGCAAAAGTCGGTGATGGCTGGAAGGGCCGCACGCCCAACCTGGTGATGGGCTCCAACGTGCAGGTGGTGTGGGAGAAGTTCACCCGCTACTTCGACGTCGAGCCGCGTTATCTGCCGATGGCCGAGGGCCGGTACGTGATCACCCCCGAGCAGGTGCTCGATGCCGTCGACGAGGACACCATCGGCGTGGTCGGCATCCTGGGCACCACCTTCACCGGGGAGCTGGAGCCGATCGCCGAGATCTGCGCCGCGCTGGACAAGCTGGCCGCCGACGGCGGGGTGGATGTGCCGGTGCACGTCGACGCGGCCAGCGGCGGGTTCGTCGTCCCGTTCCTGCATCCGGACCTGCAGTGGGACTTCCGGTTGCCGCGAGTGGTGTCCATCAACGTCAGTGGCCACAAATACGGGCTCACCTACCCGGGTATCGGGTTCGTGGTGTGGCGCAGCGCCGAGCATCTGCCCGAGGAGCTGGTGTTCCGGGTCAACTACCTGGGCGGCGACATGCCCACGTTCACGCTCAACTTCTCCCGACCGGGCAACCAGGTGATCGGGCAGTACTACAACTTCCTGCGCCTGGGCCGGGCCGGATACTCCCAGGTCATGCACTGTCTCTCGGACACCGCGCGCTGGTTCGGTGACCAGCTGCGCGACAGTGAGCACTTCGAGCTGATCACCGACGGTTCGGCCATTCCGGTGGTCAGCTTCCGGCTCAAGGGCGATCCGGGTTACACCGAGTTCGACGTCTCCCAGGCCCTGCGCGCCTCCGGCTGGCAGGTACCGGCCTACACGATGCCCGAGGGCGCCGAGGACGTCACGGTGCTGCGGGTGGTGGTCCGCGAGGGATTCTCCGCTGATCTGGCCCGGGCGTTGCGGGATGACACCATCACCGCACTTGAGCACCTTGACCAGCTCAAACCGGGTGGCCACTTCGACACCGTGCAGCCCTTCGCACACTGA
- the alr gene encoding alanine racemase gives MHPTDLTAPPGPTAEVDLGAIAHNVRVLRERAGSAAVMAVVKADGYGHGAAPVARAALAAGAAEVGVATVGEALALRRDGITAPVLAWLHAPGTDFSAALAADVQIAVSSAGQLDDLVDAARRTGVTAVTTLKVDTGLSRNGVAAADLPKVLVALAHAVAEGTVHARGIMSHLACGDEPGNPMNDRQAARLQEMRELAREYDVDFEIAHLSNSPAAMTRQDLAFDMIRPGIAIYGQTPIPALGNMGLRPAMTLKAPVAMVRSIKAGDGVSYGHTWIAERDTTVALIPLGYADGIFRTLSGRLQVSINGRRHPGVGRICMDQFVVDLGPGPVDVGVGDEAILFGPGDSGEPTTQDWAELIGTINYEVVTAVRGRITRVYRGEMG, from the coding sequence ATGCACCCCACGGACCTGACCGCCCCGCCCGGCCCCACGGCCGAGGTGGATCTCGGCGCCATCGCACACAACGTGCGGGTCCTGCGGGAGCGGGCCGGCTCGGCGGCGGTCATGGCGGTGGTCAAGGCCGACGGCTACGGCCACGGCGCCGCCCCTGTGGCACGCGCCGCGCTGGCCGCCGGCGCCGCCGAAGTGGGCGTGGCGACCGTCGGTGAGGCCCTGGCCTTGCGCCGGGACGGCATCACCGCGCCGGTGCTGGCGTGGCTGCACGCCCCGGGCACCGACTTCTCCGCTGCGCTGGCCGCCGACGTGCAGATCGCGGTGTCCTCAGCCGGACAGCTCGACGACCTGGTCGATGCGGCCCGACGCACCGGGGTCACCGCGGTGACGACCCTCAAGGTCGACACCGGCCTGAGTCGTAACGGGGTGGCCGCCGCCGACCTGCCCAAGGTGCTGGTTGCCCTGGCGCACGCGGTCGCCGAGGGCACGGTGCATGCCCGGGGCATCATGAGCCACCTGGCGTGCGGCGACGAACCGGGCAACCCGATGAACGATCGGCAGGCCGCCCGTCTGCAGGAGATGCGTGAGCTCGCCCGCGAGTACGACGTCGACTTCGAGATCGCGCACCTGAGTAACTCGCCCGCGGCGATGACCCGCCAGGATCTGGCCTTCGACATGATCCGTCCAGGAATCGCGATCTACGGTCAGACCCCGATTCCCGCCCTGGGCAACATGGGCCTGCGCCCGGCGATGACGCTGAAAGCTCCGGTGGCGATGGTCCGCTCGATCAAGGCCGGGGACGGAGTGTCCTACGGGCACACCTGGATCGCCGAGCGAGACACCACGGTGGCGCTGATCCCGCTCGGTTACGCGGACGGGATCTTCCGCACGCTGAGCGGTCGGCTGCAGGTGTCCATCAACGGTCGCCGCCATCCCGGCGTGGGCCGCATCTGCATGGACCAGTTCGTGGTGGACCTCGGGCCCGGGCCCGTCGATGTCGGTGTCGGCGATGAGGCAATCCTGTTCGGCCCCGGTGATTCCGGCGAGCCGACCACCCAGGACTGGGCCGAGCTGATCGGCACGATCAACTACGAGGTGGTCACCGCTGTGCGGGGCCGCATCACCCGTGTCTACCGCGGCGAGATGGGCTGA
- a CDS encoding alpha/beta fold hydrolase — protein MADDDIRPPERWAVARWLAGLAGLSAVGSVAGVSVARSLARRVSVEDPYAHEDFELLHDDRSVVVTTGDGVPLAVRECGPENAPLTVVFAHGFCLRMGAFHFQRDRLAQQWGDQVRMVFYDQRGHGLSGDASPDTFTVPQLGQDLESVLAVMAPRGPVVLVGHSMGGMTVLSHARQYPQRYPTRIVGAALISSAAEGISRSPLGEILRNPALEAARFVVRYAPGLVHRGRGVARSIIGPVLRAASYGDESVSPSVVAFSERMMHDTPVHTLVGFLHALEVHDETDGLTALAKIPTLIACGDRDLLTPLEYSQDMAAALPKSELVIAEGAGHLVQLEQPELIDDALVRLVERATPSKLVALTRRLRERARNHG, from the coding sequence TTGGCCGACGACGATATCCGCCCGCCCGAGCGTTGGGCCGTGGCGCGCTGGCTGGCCGGGCTGGCCGGGCTGAGCGCCGTCGGCTCGGTGGCCGGGGTCTCGGTGGCCCGGTCACTGGCCCGCCGGGTCAGCGTGGAGGATCCCTACGCGCACGAGGATTTCGAACTGCTGCACGACGACCGCAGCGTGGTCGTCACCACCGGAGACGGGGTGCCGCTCGCGGTCCGCGAATGCGGGCCGGAGAACGCACCGCTGACCGTGGTCTTCGCGCACGGGTTCTGTCTGCGGATGGGCGCCTTCCACTTTCAGCGAGACCGGTTGGCCCAGCAGTGGGGCGATCAGGTCCGGATGGTGTTCTACGACCAGCGTGGGCACGGTCTGTCCGGAGACGCCTCGCCGGACACCTTCACCGTGCCCCAACTCGGCCAGGATCTGGAGTCGGTGCTCGCGGTGATGGCGCCGCGCGGCCCGGTCGTGTTGGTCGGGCACTCCATGGGCGGGATGACCGTGTTGTCCCACGCCCGCCAGTACCCACAGCGCTATCCCACCCGAATCGTCGGTGCCGCGCTGATATCTTCTGCCGCAGAAGGAATTTCGCGCTCTCCGCTGGGGGAGATTCTGCGCAACCCGGCGCTGGAGGCGGCCAGGTTCGTCGTCCGCTATGCGCCCGGACTGGTGCACCGCGGCCGCGGTGTGGCCCGCTCGATCATCGGACCGGTGCTGCGGGCGGCCTCCTACGGTGACGAGAGCGTCAGCCCGAGCGTGGTCGCCTTCAGCGAGCGGATGATGCACGACACCCCGGTGCACACCCTGGTCGGGTTCCTGCACGCCCTGGAGGTGCACGACGAAACCGACGGGCTCACGGCGCTGGCGAAGATCCCGACCCTGATCGCGTGTGGCGACCGTGACCTGCTCACGCCGCTGGAGTACTCACAGGACATGGCGGCGGCGTTACCCAAGTCCGAGTTGGTGATCGCCGAGGGTGCGGGACACCTCGTGCAGTTGGAGCAGCCGGAACTGATCGACGACGCGCTGGTACGCCTGGTCGAACGAGCCACCCCGTCCAAGCTGGTGGCGCTCACCCGCAGACTCAGGGAACGGGCCCGCAACCATGGCTGA
- the tsaE gene encoding tRNA (adenosine(37)-N6)-threonylcarbamoyltransferase complex ATPase subunit type 1 TsaE, with the protein MAERTGGTADLPTPQDTVALGARLGAVLGAGDVVVLSGPLGAGKTMFTKGIAVAMDVEGAVTSPTYVLARVHPARRAGAPALVHVDIYRLLDHGGDLLGELDSLDLDTDLDDAVVVVEWGEGLAERLSENHLDIHLDRAADSEMRTATWQWSSS; encoded by the coding sequence ATGGCTGAGCGCACCGGCGGCACCGCCGACCTACCCACCCCGCAGGACACCGTCGCGCTCGGCGCGCGCCTGGGCGCCGTCCTGGGCGCCGGTGACGTGGTGGTGCTGTCCGGCCCGCTCGGAGCAGGTAAGACCATGTTCACCAAGGGAATTGCGGTCGCCATGGATGTCGAAGGTGCGGTCACCTCGCCCACCTACGTGCTGGCGCGGGTGCATCCTGCCCGTCGCGCCGGGGCGCCTGCCCTGGTGCACGTGGACATCTACCGACTGCTCGATCACGGAGGTGACCTGCTCGGCGAACTCGACTCGCTGGACCTCGACACCGACCTCGACGACGCCGTCGTCGTCGTCGAGTGGGGCGAGGGCCTCGCCGAGCGGCTCTCGGAGAACCATCTGGACATCCACCTCGACCGTGCCGCCGACTCCGAGATGCGCACCGCGACATGGCAATGGAGCAGCTCATGA